Proteins encoded in a region of the Phacochoerus africanus isolate WHEZ1 chromosome 8, ROS_Pafr_v1, whole genome shotgun sequence genome:
- the LOC125132948 gene encoding zinc finger protein 551-like, with amino-acid sequence MAAATLTDKPQGSVTFEDVVVYFSWEEWGLLDETQRCLYHDVMLENFALVTSLGCWYGMEDEEAFSVQSVSVEQMSLGKTPNLDPSIQKTHPCEKCDMAGRNILYLAEYQGLHPGQKSYTCEACSKQFWFSPNLHQHQKHSEEKPFKRDVDRASFVRSYKFHVSGKPFTCEDVGKDFLAVLNLLQHQATLKGVKPHSSFGYGEPFHGGKSHYKYSEYEKLFSYEYTLYQHQQIHTRESYCDYDDCEKPFNQSSTVTDCQRAHTGARSYECNECGKSFSQSYRLIQHHRIHTGARPYKCNVCGKAFSYKLRLVQHLQIHTKVRPYECGECGKSFSYSSTLIKHQRVHTGAKPYKCGECGNSFSQSSNLIQHQKIHSGARPYKCSECGKSFSYKCKLVQHLRIHTGERPYECGECGKSFSHSSTLNQHQRIHTGARPYKCDECDKSFSQKSNLIQHRRVHTGEKPYECGECGKSFSQSSHIIQHRKLHTR; translated from the exons ATGGCGGCAGCCACACTGACGGACAAGCCTCAG GGTAGTGTGACCTTTGAAGACGTGGTTGTGTACTTCTCCTGGGAGGAATGGGGTCTCCTTGATGAGACTCAGAGATGCCTGTACCACGATGTGATGCTGGAGAACTTTGCACTTGTGACCTCACTGG GTTGTTGGTATGGAATGGAGGATGAGGAGGCTTTTTCTGTGCAGAGTGTTTCTGTAGAACAAATGTCACTGGGCAAGACTCCAAATTTGGATCCATCCATTCAGAAGACTCACCCCTGTGAGAAGTGTGACATGGCTGGGAGAAACATTTTGTACCTAGCTGAGTACCAAGGATTGCATCCTGGACAGAAATCATACACCTGTGAGGCATGCAGCAAACAGTTCTGGTTCAGCCCAAACCTTCACCAGCACCAGAAACACAGTGAAGAGAAGCCATTCAAAAGGGATGTAGATAGGGCCTCATTTGTGAGGAGTTACAAATTCCATGTTTCAGGGAAGCCCTTCACTTGTGAAGATGTTGGGAAAGATTTCCTAGCTGTGTTGAATCTTCTCCAGCATCAGGCTACTCTTAAAGGGGTGAAGCCACATAGCAGCTTCGGGTATGGGGAGCCTTTTCATGGTGGAAAAAGTCATTACAAGTACAGTGAGTATGAGAAATTGTTCAGCTATGAATACACACTTTATCAGCATCAGCAAATTCACACTAGAGAAAGTTACTGTGACTATGATGACTGTGAGAAACCTTTTAACCAAAGCTCCACTGTTACTGATTGCCAGAGAGCTCACACAGGAGCAAGGTCTTATGAGTGCAACGAATGTGGGAAATCCTTTAGCCAAAGCTACAGACTCATTCAACACCACAGAATTCACACTGGCGCAAGGCCTTATAAATGCAATgtatgtgggaaagccttcagctACAAATTAAGACTTGTGCAACACCTACAGATTCACACTAAAGTGAGGCCTTATGAGTGTGGCGAATGTGGGAAGTCCTTTAGCTACAGCTCTACTCTCATTAAACACCAGAGAGTTCACACTGGAGCCAAACCTTACAAGTGTGGTGAGTGTGGAAATTCCTTTAGCCAAAGTTCCAACCTCATTCAACACCAGAAGATTCACAGCGGGGCGAGGCCTTATAAATGCAGTGAATGTGGAAAATCTTTCAGCTACAAATGCAAACTTGTGCAGCACCTGCGAATTCACACTGGAGAACGGCCTTACGAGTGTGGCGAATGTGGGAAATCCTTTAGCCACAGCTCTACTCTCAATCAACaccagagaattcacactggagcAAGACCTTATAAGTGTGATGAGTGTGACAAATCCTTTAGCCAAAAGTCTAATCTCATTCAGCACCGGAGAGTCCACACAGGAGAAAAGCCTTATGAGTGTGGGGAATGCGGGAAATCCTTTAGTCAAAGCTCCCACATCATCCAACACAGAAAACTTCATACCAGATAA